GGACCGCCCTACGACGGCCGTGCCGTCCCGGCCGAGGGCCAGCCCGTCGGGGTAGGAGGGATCGAGTCCGGGCGTCGCGGGCTCGTCCTCCCCGCCGTGGAAGGGCTGCCGCATCCAGACGCCGAACTCGTCGCCGTCCTTGTCCGAGAACCACCAGATCCACTCGCCGTCCGGGGACAGCAGGCCGCCCGTCGTCCCGTTCGGCCGGTCGGTCGCCTGCCGCTGCGCGCCCGTCGCCCGGTCCCATGCGTACAGCTCGAAGGTGCCCGTCACGTTCGACGTGAAGAGCGACCGGTCCGGGGCGTCCTCCGCCCACCTCGGCAGCCCTACCCGCGGCGCCCGGAAGCGCCTCTCCCAATCCGGCATGGACCCGTCGGCCCCCATGGACCCGTCGCCCCGCTGGGGCCCGTTGCTCTCAGTCATGCCCCCCATTCTGCGCCGAACGGGCGACAACGTGCTCGGAGCTGCCTCAGCCTGTGGATAACTCCCCCGTCGCCGACGCCAACTGCCAGGACCCGGAGGCGGACCGGCCAACCGGGCCCGGCAGATCCTCATCGGCACCGGCACCAATCCCGCCTCCGGAACCCCCGGGGAATCCACCCTGCCGACGGTGAGAACCGATGCCCGCAGCGGGCATCCATTCGGAGGTGCGGCGGAGTAGGCTCGGCTCACCGGGAATTCTTCGCGCACCGGCTTCACGCAGGTGCCGTTCTCGGCGAGCCATCAGTCCGGGCAGGCGGAGACGCGCCCGGAGACGGGCCCGCGTCATGATGACGACCCATACCTCGACGACGCCCCTGATCGATGGCGCGCCGTCGCTGCCGGTGCGCTTTTTCCTCAATACCGCCCCCACCGGGACGGGGCCGGTGGACGGTGCCTGGTGGCCCTACTCCCGCGATCTCACCGAGGAACTCCCCGCCCTGGCCGCGGCGTTGGAGCTCCCCTGGGGGCGCATCACCCGGGTCGCGGTGAACCCCGCCCACTGGCCCGTCATCCCCGGCAAAGTCCCCGTGGGCACACGGGTGGTGCACGTGGGCTGGTTCGTTGAGCAGGACCC
The window above is part of the Streptomyces syringium genome. Proteins encoded here:
- a CDS encoding DUF5994 family protein, which encodes MMTTHTSTTPLIDGAPSLPVRFFLNTAPTGTGPVDGAWWPYSRDLTEELPALAAALELPWGRITRVAVNPAHWPVIPGKVPVGTRVVHVGWFVEQDPHDLLLLSFRVGRWDLLVIPPETAPETAARLMAAAGDPHNRLKASGLMAAAQDD